A DNA window from Novosphingobium sp. RL4 contains the following coding sequences:
- a CDS encoding isovaleryl-CoA dehydrogenase yields MKATPDFDFGLSESAVMIRESVARFADEQIAPLAVRVDAEDWFPRELWPAMGELGLHGITVEEEWGGTGLGYLEHVIAVEEVSRASASVGLSYGAHSNLCVNQIRRWGNDAQKAKYLPGLISGEHVGSLAISEAGAGSDVVGMKLRADAVEGGYRLNGTKFWITNGTYADVLVVYARTDAEAGSKGITAFLIEKDMAGFSIGQKIDKMGMRGSPTCELVFDDCFVPAGNVMGPLNGGVKVLMSGLDYERVVLAGLQIGIMQACLDTVIPYVRERRQFGAAIGTFQLMQAKVADMYVALQSARAYVYAVARACDAGQTTRFDAAGAILLASENAFRVSGEAVQALGGAGYTKDWPVERYLRDAKLLDIGAGTNEIRRMLIGRELIGA; encoded by the coding sequence ATGAAAGCCACCCCCGATTTCGATTTCGGCCTGAGCGAAAGCGCCGTGATGATCCGCGAAAGCGTTGCCCGCTTCGCCGACGAACAGATCGCCCCGCTTGCCGTCAGGGTCGACGCCGAGGACTGGTTCCCGCGTGAGCTCTGGCCTGCCATGGGCGAGCTTGGGCTGCACGGCATCACCGTGGAGGAGGAATGGGGCGGAACCGGCCTCGGCTATCTGGAACATGTGATCGCGGTGGAGGAAGTCAGCCGCGCTTCGGCTTCGGTGGGGCTGTCCTATGGGGCGCACTCCAACCTCTGCGTCAACCAGATCCGCCGCTGGGGCAACGATGCGCAGAAGGCGAAGTACCTGCCGGGGCTGATCTCGGGCGAGCACGTGGGAAGCTTGGCCATTTCCGAAGCGGGCGCCGGGTCCGATGTCGTGGGCATGAAGCTGCGGGCGGACGCGGTGGAAGGCGGCTACCGCCTCAACGGCACCAAGTTCTGGATCACCAACGGCACATATGCCGATGTGCTGGTCGTCTATGCCCGGACCGATGCCGAAGCGGGATCGAAGGGTATCACCGCCTTCCTGATCGAGAAGGACATGGCCGGATTCTCCATCGGCCAGAAGATCGACAAGATGGGCATGCGCGGTTCGCCGACCTGCGAACTGGTGTTCGACGATTGCTTCGTGCCCGCAGGGAACGTCATGGGCCCGCTGAACGGCGGCGTGAAGGTTCTCATGAGCGGCCTCGATTACGAGCGCGTGGTGCTTGCGGGCTTGCAGATCGGGATCATGCAGGCCTGCCTCGACACGGTGATTCCCTATGTGCGCGAACGCCGCCAGTTCGGCGCGGCCATCGGCACGTTCCAGCTCATGCAGGCCAAAGTGGCGGACATGTACGTCGCGCTGCAATCGGCGCGGGCCTATGTCTATGCGGTGGCGCGGGCCTGCGATGCCGGGCAGACCACCCGCTTCGACGCGGCCGGCGCGATCCTGCTGGCGAGCGAGAACGCCTTCCGCGTCTCGGGCGAGGCGGTGCAGGCGCTGGGCGGTGCAGGCTATACCAAGGACTGGCCGGTCGAACGCTATCTGCGCGATGCCAAGCTGCTGGATATCGGTGCGGGCACCAACGAGATCCGGCGGATGCTGATCGGGCGGGAACTGATCGGGGCTTGA
- a CDS encoding acyl-CoA thioesterase, with protein MTDDARLAVAELRGLLSVEEIDTGIFRGAASAEQPGRVYGGQVVAQALDAAARGIDPERQAHSLHAYFLRAGDSGRPIIYRVLPDFDGGSFSNRRVVAMQGGKPILNLAASFHRHEEGLSHAVAMPDVPAPEQCPDFRDALAAAGQKLPPFLVDRLASFDIRPCPPVRGGELPQRHQWFRLAHPLDAEPAMQRVILAYASDFALVSTALMPHGLGFFSPGVSGASLDHAVWFHQTPPMDDWLLYTMDSPWSGHARGFARGAIYSRGGMLVASVAQEGLLRVKQG; from the coding sequence ATGACTGATGACGCCCGCCTTGCCGTGGCGGAACTGCGCGGCCTGCTCTCCGTCGAGGAAATCGACACCGGCATCTTCCGGGGCGCCGCTTCCGCCGAGCAGCCCGGCCGGGTCTATGGCGGGCAGGTCGTGGCCCAGGCGCTGGACGCCGCCGCGCGCGGGATCGATCCCGAGCGGCAGGCCCATTCGCTCCACGCCTATTTCCTGCGTGCGGGCGATTCCGGCCGCCCGATCATCTACCGCGTCCTGCCCGATTTCGATGGCGGCAGCTTCTCCAACCGCCGCGTCGTCGCCATGCAGGGCGGCAAGCCGATCCTGAACCTCGCCGCCTCGTTCCACCGGCACGAGGAAGGGCTTTCCCACGCCGTGGCCATGCCGGACGTACCCGCGCCCGAGCAGTGCCCGGATTTCCGCGATGCGCTGGCCGCCGCCGGACAGAAACTGCCGCCGTTCCTGGTGGACCGCCTCGCCTCGTTCGACATCCGGCCCTGCCCGCCGGTTCGCGGCGGCGAGCTGCCGCAGCGCCACCAGTGGTTCCGCCTGGCGCACCCGCTGGATGCCGAGCCGGCGATGCAGCGCGTGATCCTTGCCTATGCGAGCGACTTCGCGCTGGTCTCCACCGCGCTCATGCCGCACGGGCTCGGCTTCTTCTCGCCCGGCGTCTCGGGCGCGAGCCTCGACCACGCGGTGTGGTTCCACCAGACCCCGCCGATGGACGACTGGCTGCTCTATACGATGGACAGCCCCTGGTCCGGCCATGCGCGCGGCTTCGCACGCGGGGCGATCTACTCGCGCGGCGGGATGCTGGTAGCAAGCGTGGCGCAGGAAGGGTTGCTGCGGGTGAAGCAAGGGTAG
- a CDS encoding MerR family transcriptional regulator, which yields MLGIQEAATELGVTMRTLRFYEDKGLIAPQRVGTTRIYSRREMGRMQLILRGKRLGFSIREIKEFLDLYDVDPEHHEQVRALLVKVTDRVNELRQQKTAIEQTLEELLSIERQSLAWLKGTPVEPIEAALRENHADD from the coding sequence ATGCTCGGCATCCAGGAAGCGGCCACCGAGCTGGGCGTTACCATGCGCACCTTGCGCTTCTACGAGGACAAGGGCCTGATCGCGCCGCAGCGCGTCGGCACCACGCGGATCTACTCCCGCCGCGAGATGGGCCGGATGCAGCTGATCCTGCGCGGCAAGCGGCTCGGCTTCTCCATCCGGGAGATCAAGGAATTCCTCGACCTCTACGACGTCGACCCCGAGCATCACGAGCAAGTGCGCGCGCTTCTGGTCAAGGTCACGGATCGGGTAAACGAGCTGCGCCAGCAGAAGACCGCGATCGAACAGACACTGGAAGAATTGCTCTCGATCGAACGCCAGTCGCTCGCCTGGCTGAAAGGCACGCCGGTCGAACCGATCGAGGCCGCGCTCAGGGAAAACCATGCCGATGACTGA
- a CDS encoding long-chain-fatty-acid--CoA ligase: protein MGAAATIGGHSVPETSSQHPEEMPPIAPRLLTDLLDHAVEAHGAWPAIDFMGRKWTYREIGDLSRRAARGFQDLGVKRGTRVGLCLPNTPYYVICYFAILRIGGIVVNFNPLYTEREMAHLVDDSGAEFIVASDLALSLPKIEPLVGKGALRRVVVCPIADALPRLKGRAYRLLKRKDIAHEPHDLRFLRFADLIARDADPDPVERSPSDLAVLQYTGGTTGVPKGAMLSHANLAANSAQMIAHVGHMPEQQERTLGVLPLFHVFALTTVLNYSVDTAAEMILLPRFEMKSFLATAKRTKPTQFFGVPTLYTALNNQQLHGEFDQVRVCISGGAPLPLEVRQKFEQRTGVRVVEGYGLSEASPIIACNPLEGDVKDNSCGPAFPGTALEIRDPDNPHRIMPQGERGEVCARGPQVMSGYWNRPEESEKTFIFGALRTGDVGYLDEDGYLFLVDRIKDMILCGGYNVYPRTIEDALYEHPMVHEAIVIGVPDAYRGQAPKAFVALHPGDVLDQDTLMAFLKERLNKIEMPSSIEFRDSLPKTLVGKLSKKELVEEEAARRAAGSAQGSAA from the coding sequence ATGGGCGCCGCGGCGACGATCGGCGGCCACTCCGTCCCGGAAACCTCCTCCCAACACCCGGAAGAGATGCCGCCGATCGCGCCGCGGTTGCTCACCGACCTGCTCGACCATGCCGTGGAAGCCCACGGCGCCTGGCCGGCGATCGACTTCATGGGCCGCAAGTGGACCTACAGGGAGATCGGCGACCTGTCCCGCCGCGCGGCGCGGGGGTTCCAGGACCTCGGCGTCAAGCGGGGGACGCGGGTGGGGCTGTGCCTGCCCAACACGCCCTATTACGTGATCTGCTACTTCGCGATCCTGCGCATCGGCGGGATCGTGGTGAACTTCAACCCGCTCTACACCGAGCGCGAGATGGCGCATCTGGTGGACGATTCGGGCGCGGAATTCATCGTCGCCTCCGACCTTGCGCTGTCGCTTCCCAAGATCGAGCCGCTCGTGGGGAAAGGCGCGCTGCGCCGGGTCGTGGTCTGCCCGATCGCCGATGCCCTGCCCCGGCTCAAGGGCCGCGCCTATCGCCTGCTCAAGCGCAAGGACATCGCGCATGAGCCGCATGACCTGCGCTTCCTGCGCTTCGCTGACCTCATCGCGCGCGATGCCGATCCCGATCCGGTGGAGCGTTCGCCTTCCGACCTTGCCGTGCTCCAGTACACCGGCGGGACCACCGGCGTGCCCAAGGGGGCAATGCTGAGCCACGCCAATCTCGCCGCCAATTCGGCGCAGATGATCGCGCACGTCGGCCACATGCCCGAACAGCAGGAGCGCACGCTCGGCGTGCTGCCGCTGTTCCACGTCTTTGCGCTGACCACCGTGCTCAACTACTCGGTGGACACCGCGGCGGAGATGATCCTCCTGCCGCGCTTCGAGATGAAGTCGTTCCTCGCGACCGCCAAGCGCACGAAGCCCACGCAGTTCTTCGGCGTGCCCACGCTCTACACCGCGCTCAACAACCAGCAGCTCCACGGCGAATTCGACCAGGTGCGCGTCTGCATCTCCGGCGGCGCGCCGCTGCCGCTGGAAGTGCGCCAGAAGTTCGAGCAGCGCACCGGCGTGCGCGTGGTGGAGGGCTACGGCCTGTCCGAAGCCTCGCCGATCATCGCCTGCAATCCACTGGAAGGCGATGTGAAGGACAACTCCTGCGGACCGGCCTTCCCCGGCACCGCGCTGGAGATCCGCGATCCCGACAATCCGCACCGGATCATGCCCCAGGGCGAGCGCGGCGAAGTCTGCGCGCGCGGGCCGCAGGTCATGTCCGGCTACTGGAACCGTCCCGAGGAATCGGAAAAGACCTTCATCTTCGGCGCCTTGCGCACCGGAGACGTTGGCTATCTCGACGAAGACGGCTATCTTTTCCTCGTGGACAGGATCAAGGACATGATCCTGTGTGGGGGATACAACGTTTATCCGCGAACGATCGAGGATGCGCTTTACGAGCATCCGATGGTTCACGAGGCGATCGTGATCGGCGTGCCTGACGCCTATCGCGGGCAAGCCCCCAAGGCATTCGTGGCGCTGCACCCGGGGGACGTCTTGGACCAGGATACATTGATGGCCTTCCTCAAGGAGCGGCTCAACAAGATCGAGATGCCCAGCAGCATCGAGTTTCGCGACAGCCTGCCCAAGACGCTCGTCGGCAAGCTCTCCAAGAAGGAACTGGTCGAGGAAGAAGCCGCGCGCCGGGCCGCGGGATCGGCCCAAGGGTCCGCTGCGTGA
- a CDS encoding OmpP1/FadL family transporter yields the protein MKRTSGRILLAGTASAIVLGFAGSAHAQAFYLQEQSVRAQGRAFSGEAADTGVDSLWWNPAAIGGLDGGQASVHASVILPRGKVVDDGTVIVRPGQAPAPVGGNGVAKNPINNGVLPSGSIAYGTGKFAFGLTVTSPYSFTTNYDADSWARYSADKTKLRTIDIQPSVAFQPFEGFYVGAAANVEYVDATLGNYLPNLSPLLADGHQQLKGNGWDVGWSVGAQYHNGPASIGVAYKSAIKHKLKGTLTIDGLLGPLAPQNTSLDANAEFSTPWQAIMSGRIKATKQLTLNAQVVAYGWSKFDSIDLGAPINQSIPENYKDGFSYAFGVDYDVSPKWTVRSGVQYGETPTSNGNRDARVPDSNRWNFSAGTTYNMSEKIAIDAAASYITFKDAPIDRITAAYPGTAAQTPVITNGSLQNASALVFSLGARVSF from the coding sequence ATGAAACGCACTTCGGGCCGCATCCTTCTTGCAGGTACCGCATCGGCCATCGTGCTCGGCTTCGCCGGCTCGGCCCATGCACAGGCCTTCTACCTTCAGGAACAGTCGGTACGCGCACAGGGACGCGCCTTCTCGGGCGAGGCCGCCGATACCGGCGTCGACTCGCTCTGGTGGAACCCGGCGGCAATCGGCGGCCTCGATGGCGGCCAGGCCTCGGTCCACGCCAGCGTCATCCTGCCGCGCGGCAAAGTGGTGGACGACGGCACCGTGATCGTCCGCCCCGGCCAGGCTCCCGCCCCCGTCGGCGGTAACGGCGTGGCCAAGAACCCCATCAACAACGGCGTGCTGCCTTCGGGCTCGATCGCTTATGGCACCGGCAAGTTCGCCTTCGGCCTGACGGTGACTTCGCCCTATTCGTTCACCACCAACTATGATGCCGACAGCTGGGCGCGCTACTCGGCCGACAAGACCAAGCTGCGCACGATCGACATCCAGCCGAGCGTGGCCTTCCAGCCCTTCGAAGGCTTCTACGTCGGCGCCGCCGCCAATGTCGAATATGTCGACGCGACCCTCGGCAACTACCTGCCCAACCTCTCGCCCCTGCTCGCGGACGGCCATCAGCAGCTCAAGGGCAATGGCTGGGATGTGGGCTGGTCGGTCGGCGCGCAGTACCACAACGGCCCGGCCTCGATCGGCGTCGCCTACAAGTCGGCGATCAAGCACAAGCTCAAGGGCACGCTGACCATCGACGGACTGCTCGGCCCGCTCGCCCCGCAGAACACCTCGCTCGACGCCAACGCCGAATTCTCAACCCCGTGGCAGGCGATCATGTCCGGCCGCATCAAGGCGACGAAGCAGCTCACGCTCAATGCGCAGGTCGTGGCCTATGGCTGGAGCAAGTTCGATTCGATCGACCTCGGCGCGCCGATCAACCAGTCGATCCCCGAGAACTACAAGGACGGCTTCTCCTACGCGTTCGGCGTGGACTACGACGTGAGCCCGAAGTGGACGGTTCGCAGCGGCGTCCAGTACGGCGAGACCCCGACCTCGAACGGCAACCGCGATGCCCGCGTGCCTGACAGCAACCGCTGGAATTTCTCGGCCGGCACCACCTACAACATGAGCGAGAAGATCGCGATCGACGCGGCCGCATCGTACATCACCTTCAAGGATGCACCGATCGACCGCATCACCGCGGCCTATCCCGGCACCGCCGCGCAAACGCCCGTCATCACCAACGGCAGCCTCCAGAACGCTTCCGCTCTGGTGTTCTCGCTCGGCGCGCGGGTGTCCTTCTGA
- a CDS encoding DUF2147 domain-containing protein has translation MRNWKPVGLALVAGAVLLAPGINPAFAAGNDSVVGKWRTPSKHGVVELGRCGESVCGRIVDSDGLKANPDLRDINNKDTTKRTRKVKGLQIVGGFKAKGNEWVEGQIYNPEDGGTYKATITPVGADTLKLKGCIVWPLCKTQTWTRIP, from the coding sequence ATGAGAAATTGGAAACCCGTGGGGCTGGCATTGGTTGCCGGCGCGGTGCTGCTCGCTCCCGGCATAAATCCGGCGTTCGCGGCCGGAAACGACTCCGTCGTCGGCAAGTGGCGCACGCCTTCGAAGCACGGCGTGGTCGAACTGGGCCGCTGCGGCGAATCGGTCTGCGGACGAATCGTCGATTCGGATGGGCTGAAGGCCAACCCCGACCTTCGAGACATCAACAACAAGGACACCACCAAGCGCACCCGCAAGGTGAAGGGCCTGCAGATCGTCGGCGGGTTCAAGGCCAAGGGGAACGAATGGGTCGAAGGACAGATCTACAACCCTGAGGACGGCGGCACCTACAAGGCGACGATAACGCCTGTCGGCGCCGACACCCTCAAGCTCAAGGGCTGCATCGTCTGGCCCCTGTGCAAGACCCAGACCTGGACGCGCATTCCCTGA
- a CDS encoding thiolase family protein, with protein sequence MQSVVIAGYARSPFHLANKGALARVRPDDLAAQVIRGLIAKTGVEAADIEDVIVGCAFPEGEQGFNVARLIGLLADLPISVGGMTVNRFCGSSMSSIHYAMGQIAIGAGEVFVCAGVESMSRVPMMGFNPLPNPALAAKSAAYMSMGETAENVATKYQISRADQEALAVSSQQKASAARDAGKLTDEIVPIQTKTGLVSEDGTIRGETTAEGLAGLKPAFDAAGSVTAGTSSPLTDGASAVLVTTEEYARAHGLPILARIKSVAVSGCAPETMGLGPILSSQKALERAGIAAGDLDVVELNEAFASQALACIKDLGLDTAKVNIDGGAIAIGHPLGATGARIVGKAASLLKREGGKYALASQCIGGGQGIATILESVE encoded by the coding sequence ATGCAAAGTGTCGTGATCGCGGGTTACGCCCGCTCGCCCTTCCACTTGGCCAACAAGGGCGCGCTGGCCCGCGTCCGCCCCGACGACCTTGCCGCCCAGGTGATTCGCGGCCTGATCGCGAAGACCGGCGTGGAAGCTGCTGATATCGAAGACGTAATTGTCGGCTGCGCATTCCCCGAAGGCGAGCAGGGCTTCAACGTCGCACGCCTCATCGGCCTTCTGGCAGACCTGCCGATCTCGGTCGGCGGCATGACCGTGAACCGGTTCTGCGGCTCCTCGATGAGCTCGATCCACTACGCCATGGGCCAGATCGCCATCGGCGCGGGCGAAGTGTTCGTTTGCGCGGGCGTCGAATCGATGAGCCGCGTGCCGATGATGGGCTTCAACCCGCTGCCCAACCCGGCGCTGGCGGCGAAGAGCGCGGCCTACATGTCGATGGGTGAGACCGCCGAGAACGTCGCCACCAAGTACCAGATTTCGCGCGCCGATCAGGAAGCGCTTGCGGTCTCCAGCCAGCAGAAGGCCTCGGCCGCGCGTGACGCCGGCAAGCTGACCGACGAGATCGTGCCGATCCAGACCAAGACCGGCCTCGTCAGCGAAGACGGCACCATTCGCGGCGAAACCACCGCAGAGGGCCTTGCCGGCCTGAAGCCCGCGTTCGATGCCGCAGGATCGGTGACCGCCGGCACCTCCTCGCCGCTGACGGACGGCGCCAGCGCCGTGCTCGTCACCACCGAGGAATATGCCCGCGCCCACGGCTTGCCGATCCTCGCCCGCATCAAGTCGGTCGCGGTGTCGGGCTGTGCGCCGGAAACCATGGGCCTTGGCCCGATCCTTTCCAGCCAGAAGGCGCTTGAGCGCGCGGGCATCGCTGCCGGCGATCTCGACGTGGTGGAACTGAACGAAGCCTTCGCTTCGCAGGCGCTGGCCTGCATCAAGGACCTCGGCCTCGACACTGCCAAGGTGAACATCGACGGCGGCGCGATCGCCATCGGCCACCCGCTGGGCGCCACCGGCGCGCGCATCGTCGGCAAGGCGGCCTCGCTGCTGAAGCGCGAAGGCGGCAAGTATGCACTCGCCAGCCAGTGCATCGGCGGCGGTCAGGGCATCGCCACGATCCTGGAGTCGGTGGAATGA
- a CDS encoding 3-hydroxyacyl-CoA dehydrogenase/enoyl-CoA hydratase family protein yields the protein MSDTIKKVCVIGAGTMGAGIAAQVANAGVPVLLLDIVPKDATNRNVVAEGAVAKMLKTEPAPFMSKSAAKLVETGNIEDHLDKVAECDWVIEAVIERLDIKQGLYAKLEAVKRDGTAVSSNTSTIPLANLVEGRSDAFKRDFLITHFFNPPRYMRLLEIVTGPATDAAVAARVERFADISLGKTVVKAKDTPGFIANRIGTYWIQLGLNAAFDMGITVELADAIAGKPMGVPKTGIFGLVDLVGIDLMPHLQASLTSTLPAGDLYHGIARDIPLINKMIGEGYTGRKGKGGFYRLNKEAGRRKETIDLQTGEYRPTVTAQGPRGAAAKGDLKALVESKGDIGAYAWAVLGATLAYAASLVPSAADDVVAVDDAMKLGYNWKAGPFEMIDKLGARYLAERLAAEGKAVPEILTVAGDRTFYRIENGKRQFLGLDGEYRDIVRPEGVMRLADVKLSSRPILRNASAALWDIGDGVVCLEFTGKMNALDGEVMKLIGQAIPLVAAQYKALVVYNDADTFSAGANLGLALFAVNIAAWSEIEKLVAGGQLAYKGLKYAPFPVVGAPAGMALGGGCEILLHCDAIQAYAELYCGLVECGVGLVPGWGGNGEMIDRWRKAPGMPKGPMPAVAKVFEMVSTAQVSKSAQQAREMMILRKDDGISMNRDRLLYDAKQKALSLVEGYTPPEAPEFKLPGAGGRTALGLAVEGFHKRGMATDYDVVVSGVLADVLTGGDEFDLVDTVSEGELLKLERDAFMGRLRDGRSVARVEHMLETGKPLRN from the coding sequence ATGAGCGACACCATCAAAAAAGTCTGCGTGATCGGCGCCGGTACCATGGGTGCCGGGATCGCCGCTCAGGTCGCCAATGCCGGCGTGCCGGTGCTGCTGCTCGACATCGTTCCAAAGGACGCGACCAACAGGAACGTGGTGGCCGAAGGCGCGGTGGCGAAGATGCTGAAGACCGAGCCTGCGCCGTTCATGAGCAAGTCCGCCGCCAAGCTGGTCGAAACCGGCAACATCGAAGATCATCTGGACAAGGTTGCCGAGTGTGACTGGGTGATCGAGGCGGTGATCGAGCGTCTCGACATCAAGCAGGGCCTCTACGCCAAGCTCGAAGCAGTGAAGCGCGACGGCACCGCCGTTTCGTCGAACACGTCGACGATCCCGCTTGCCAATCTGGTCGAAGGGCGTTCGGATGCGTTCAAGCGCGACTTCCTGATCACCCACTTCTTCAACCCGCCGCGCTACATGCGCCTGCTGGAGATCGTCACCGGCCCCGCCACCGACGCTGCCGTTGCCGCCAGGGTCGAACGGTTCGCCGACATTTCGCTCGGCAAGACGGTGGTCAAGGCCAAGGATACCCCGGGCTTCATCGCCAACCGTATCGGCACCTACTGGATCCAGCTTGGCCTTAACGCCGCGTTCGACATGGGGATCACCGTCGAACTGGCCGACGCCATTGCCGGAAAGCCGATGGGTGTGCCCAAGACCGGCATCTTCGGCCTTGTCGATCTGGTCGGCATTGATCTGATGCCGCACCTGCAGGCCAGCCTCACCTCGACGCTGCCCGCAGGCGACCTCTATCACGGCATTGCCCGCGACATCCCGCTGATCAACAAGATGATCGGCGAAGGCTACACCGGCCGCAAGGGCAAGGGCGGTTTCTACCGCCTCAACAAGGAGGCCGGTCGCCGCAAGGAAACCATCGACCTCCAGACCGGCGAATATCGCCCGACCGTGACCGCGCAGGGCCCGCGCGGTGCTGCCGCCAAGGGCGACCTCAAGGCGCTGGTCGAAAGCAAGGGCGATATCGGCGCTTACGCCTGGGCCGTGCTCGGCGCCACGCTGGCCTATGCCGCCAGCCTCGTGCCCTCGGCCGCCGATGACGTGGTTGCCGTCGATGATGCGATGAAGCTGGGCTACAACTGGAAGGCCGGCCCGTTCGAGATGATCGACAAGCTCGGCGCCAGGTATCTTGCCGAACGCCTCGCCGCCGAAGGCAAGGCCGTGCCGGAGATTCTGACCGTGGCGGGAGACCGCACGTTCTACCGGATCGAGAACGGCAAGCGCCAGTTCCTCGGCCTTGACGGCGAATACCGCGACATCGTCCGCCCCGAAGGCGTGATGCGCCTTGCCGACGTGAAGCTTTCGTCGAGGCCCATCCTCAGGAACGCCTCGGCGGCGCTCTGGGATATTGGCGACGGTGTCGTCTGCCTTGAATTCACCGGCAAGATGAACGCGCTCGACGGCGAAGTCATGAAGCTGATCGGGCAGGCCATTCCGCTGGTGGCGGCGCAGTACAAGGCGCTCGTCGTCTACAACGATGCCGATACCTTCTCGGCAGGCGCCAACCTTGGCCTCGCGCTCTTCGCGGTGAACATCGCGGCGTGGAGCGAGATCGAGAAGCTCGTTGCCGGCGGCCAGCTGGCCTACAAGGGCCTGAAGTACGCTCCGTTCCCCGTCGTCGGCGCGCCTGCCGGCATGGCGCTGGGCGGTGGCTGCGAGATCCTGCTGCATTGCGACGCGATCCAGGCCTATGCCGAACTCTACTGCGGCCTCGTGGAATGCGGCGTCGGCCTCGTTCCGGGCTGGGGCGGCAATGGCGAGATGATCGACCGCTGGCGCAAGGCCCCGGGCATGCCCAAGGGCCCGATGCCGGCGGTGGCCAAGGTGTTCGAGATGGTCTCCACCGCGCAAGTCTCCAAGTCTGCCCAGCAGGCGCGCGAGATGATGATCCTGCGCAAGGATGACGGCATCTCGATGAACCGCGATCGCCTGCTCTACGATGCCAAGCAGAAGGCGCTGTCGCTGGTGGAAGGCTACACCCCGCCCGAAGCACCCGAGTTCAAGCTGCCCGGCGCCGGTGGCCGCACGGCGCTTGGTCTGGCTGTCGAGGGCTTCCACAAGCGCGGCATGGCGACCGACTACGACGTGGTCGTCTCCGGCGTGCTGGCCGACGTGCTGACCGGCGGCGACGAGTTCGACCTCGTCGACACGGTGAGCGAGGGCGAACTGCTCAAGCTGGAACGCGATGCCTTCATGGGCCGCCTGCGCGATGGCCGTTCGGTCGCCCGCGTCGAGCACATGCTCGAAACCGGCAAGCCCCTGCGGAACTGA